From a single Gimesia fumaroli genomic region:
- a CDS encoding 5' nucleotidase, NT5C type encodes MAVRHILLDMDGVISDFMGAILELHGQAHLVENWPEGEANYAGVLGLTKDEFWKPVDSIGGRFWKEFPPYPWLNDLLTLIKQTAPFTISTSPSRSAACASAKVEWLRQHFDEPLFMDFMIGTQKYLLAKPDVVLIDDQHKNVDRFREHGGQAILFPQAWNANYAISDRVGYVKSELERLQNTP; translated from the coding sequence ATGGCTGTGCGACATATCTTACTGGACATGGATGGCGTCATCTCTGATTTTATGGGCGCGATTCTGGAGTTACATGGTCAGGCGCATCTGGTCGAGAACTGGCCCGAGGGAGAAGCAAACTACGCCGGCGTTCTGGGTTTGACCAAAGATGAGTTCTGGAAACCCGTCGACTCCATCGGCGGTCGCTTCTGGAAAGAATTTCCCCCGTATCCCTGGCTGAATGACCTGCTCACGCTGATTAAACAGACAGCACCGTTTACCATCAGCACTTCTCCCAGCCGCAGTGCCGCCTGTGCTTCGGCGAAAGTCGAATGGCTCAGGCAGCACTTTGATGAGCCTCTGTTTATGGACTTCATGATTGGAACGCAAAAGTATCTGCTGGCAAAACCGGATGTCGTGTTGATTGATGATCAGCATAAAAACGTCGACCGATTCCGCGAACATGGCGGCCAGGCGATTCTCTTTCCGCAGGCCTGGAATGCGAATTATGCCATCAGTGACAGGGTCGGGTATGTCAAATCAGAGCTGGAAAGACTACAGAATACGCCCTGA
- a CDS encoding dipeptidase, which translates to MSNSINRRSFLGTSLAATGLGAAAASSLPAAEKQAGTKPGASSKPKPIQNDKILHARKVALDILKPTPKQLEHGLQLHADSLVFDSYGFAPRAAIDGDRMAAAIQAKASTAELQDLREDMSMTRCATDPTEQREFKEAFDAAGVTCIFQNAGEEGQDPLRLIKRLARFTFTTDMLADFVPKAVTPDDIVQAKKEGRHCLYLTGNGVPLTQQWETTTDEMKYMRIFFQLGIRMMHMTYNRRNMLGDGCAEPANAGLSDFGRTVVGEMNRLGIIPDVAHSGWQTSLETAQVSEKPVVASHTTCASLHHHIRSKPDNVIKAIADTNGLIGICCIPRYLGGSGDISRLLDHVDYVVKKFGIDYIAIGTDVSYTSRNSALENRKATGAPRGRTPWRSLWPPDNFQETPDMRTSVSWTNWPLFTVGLVQRGYSDADIQKIIGGNILRVCQESIS; encoded by the coding sequence ATGAGCAATTCGATCAACCGTCGATCATTTCTGGGTACTTCATTGGCCGCCACTGGTTTAGGAGCTGCTGCGGCTTCCTCACTCCCTGCTGCAGAGAAGCAAGCAGGCACCAAGCCTGGCGCCTCTTCAAAACCAAAGCCAATCCAGAATGACAAAATTCTACACGCCCGCAAAGTCGCCTTGGATATTCTGAAGCCAACGCCGAAGCAACTGGAACATGGTTTGCAGCTCCACGCAGATTCACTCGTGTTCGATTCTTACGGCTTTGCACCACGGGCTGCGATCGACGGAGACCGGATGGCAGCTGCAATTCAAGCGAAAGCTTCCACCGCAGAATTGCAGGACCTCCGGGAAGATATGTCGATGACCCGTTGTGCCACCGATCCGACGGAACAACGTGAATTCAAAGAAGCCTTCGATGCCGCAGGTGTGACCTGCATTTTCCAGAACGCCGGCGAAGAAGGGCAGGACCCGCTGCGACTGATCAAACGGCTGGCGCGGTTCACTTTTACCACGGACATGCTGGCCGATTTTGTACCCAAAGCAGTGACTCCCGATGACATCGTGCAAGCGAAAAAAGAGGGACGCCACTGTTTATACCTGACTGGTAACGGCGTTCCTCTCACTCAACAGTGGGAAACCACGACCGATGAAATGAAATACATGCGGATCTTCTTCCAGCTGGGAATTCGGATGATGCATATGACGTACAACCGCCGCAACATGCTGGGCGATGGTTGTGCCGAACCGGCGAACGCCGGCTTAAGTGACTTTGGCCGGACCGTCGTTGGGGAAATGAATCGACTGGGAATTATCCCGGACGTCGCGCATTCCGGCTGGCAAACCAGTCTGGAAACGGCGCAGGTTTCTGAAAAACCGGTTGTCGCCAGTCACACTACCTGTGCCAGCCTGCATCACCATATTCGCAGCAAGCCGGATAATGTGATCAAAGCCATTGCAGACACCAACGGCTTGATTGGCATCTGCTGTATTCCCCGTTACCTGGGTGGCAGTGGCGATATCAGCCGACTACTGGATCATGTCGACTATGTCGTGAAAAAATTTGGCATTGATTATATCGCCATTGGAACCGACGTATCCTATACCTCGCGCAACAGCGCACTTGAGAACAGAAAAGCAACCGGAGCACCGCGTGGCCGCACGCCTTGGCGGAGCTTGTGGCCACCAGACAACTTCCAGGAAACGCCTGATATGCGAACCAGTGTTTCCTGGACGAACTGGCCTTTGTTTACCGTGGGTCTGGTTCAACGCGGGTACTCGGATGCCGACATTCAGAAAATTATCGGCGGCAATATACTGCGAGTCTGTCAGGAATCGATCTCCTGA
- a CDS encoding leucine-rich repeat domain-containing protein — translation MSKAATGSEEEVPQESTLETDIKSLKEISANLKMDYNGNISQVSFSGSKLVDAGLVYLGRLSKLRKLDLSGSKVTDEGMVHIKPLKSLREVSLHGIPVSDEGLGEFKKLTNLEILNLSRTKVTDAGLKHLKGLDSLKELYLTGMEITDDGLAHLSGLKSLETLGLSETQISDEGLADIKGLKKLRVLLLRDTHISDDGLKQIKGLTRLQRLWLRNTNVTDDGMKYLAKMKDMEWLELNDTEVGNAGISELKVLENIVDMNLRNTNVTDKCIPSLKKMKNLGTLYIDGTEITEEGIAKLEKALPYCRVEQ, via the coding sequence ATGAGTAAAGCTGCCACAGGTTCAGAGGAAGAAGTTCCCCAGGAATCAACGCTGGAAACGGATATCAAGTCACTGAAAGAGATCAGTGCGAATTTGAAAATGGACTACAATGGCAACATCTCTCAAGTTTCATTTTCGGGTTCGAAGCTGGTTGATGCCGGGTTGGTCTACCTCGGACGTTTGTCAAAACTCCGGAAGCTGGACCTGTCTGGTTCGAAAGTCACCGACGAGGGAATGGTTCACATCAAGCCGTTGAAGAGCTTGCGCGAAGTCTCTCTGCATGGCATTCCGGTGTCCGATGAAGGGCTGGGGGAATTCAAAAAGTTAACCAACCTGGAAATTCTCAATCTGTCTCGCACCAAGGTAACCGACGCCGGTTTAAAACACCTCAAAGGCCTGGATAGCCTGAAGGAGCTTTATCTGACTGGCATGGAAATCACCGATGACGGGCTGGCGCATCTTTCAGGATTGAAAAGCTTAGAAACATTGGGCCTGTCTGAAACACAGATATCAGATGAGGGGCTGGCGGATATTAAAGGGTTGAAAAAACTGCGGGTCCTTCTGCTGCGAGACACTCATATTTCCGACGACGGTCTAAAGCAAATCAAAGGGCTTACCCGTTTACAGCGACTCTGGTTACGCAATACGAATGTGACCGACGACGGTATGAAATACCTGGCCAAAATGAAAGACATGGAATGGCTCGAGTTGAACGATACTGAAGTTGGCAACGCCGGTATTTCGGAACTCAAGGTGCTTGAGAACATCGTAGATATGAACCTGCGGAATACAAACGTGACCGATAAATGTATTCCTTCGCTCAAAAAGATGAAAAATCTGGGCACACTTTATATCGACGGGACAGAAATTACCGAAGAGGGAATCGCCAAACTTGAAAAAGCGCTCCCTTATTGCCGGGTAGAGCAGTAA
- a CDS encoding Rieske 2Fe-2S domain-containing protein produces MTNWIPLGDISEIDPGARKSYSIKGIDIAVFHVVDAEQPGGFYAIQDSCPHQGASLIEGEGCGTEVACPLHDWTFDVATGECHDFPKFPLTRFELKQESGVLLINASAFESEVTPQNLFLVRYGVMGWVDHFAGETDAAYAHRECVVLETSRGEEVGEILSSVDLLDQTGTAAGTILREFTQNDQETLSRQEDVTARVFQDCQTLIQERGMPTEIIDCEQLFDQQTVVLYYLGSRMPALEILAQELNANYAWRIVFHPVDEAPAPSGCSSGGCGCDQK; encoded by the coding sequence ATGACAAACTGGATTCCACTGGGAGACATTTCCGAAATCGACCCCGGTGCACGAAAATCATATTCGATCAAAGGCATCGACATTGCCGTGTTTCACGTCGTTGACGCGGAACAGCCAGGCGGTTTTTATGCGATTCAGGATTCCTGCCCGCATCAGGGGGCTTCGCTGATTGAAGGTGAGGGCTGTGGAACGGAAGTCGCCTGTCCGTTACACGACTGGACTTTCGATGTCGCAACGGGGGAATGCCACGACTTTCCGAAATTTCCATTAACCCGCTTTGAACTCAAACAGGAATCCGGAGTGCTGCTGATCAACGCTTCCGCGTTTGAATCAGAAGTGACACCACAAAACCTGTTTCTGGTCCGTTATGGCGTGATGGGCTGGGTCGATCATTTCGCCGGTGAAACAGATGCCGCTTATGCGCATCGTGAGTGTGTGGTTTTAGAAACCAGTCGCGGCGAAGAGGTTGGCGAAATTCTTTCGTCAGTCGATCTGCTGGATCAAACGGGAACAGCCGCCGGCACCATTCTGCGAGAATTCACGCAGAATGATCAGGAAACACTTTCCCGCCAGGAAGATGTGACCGCCCGCGTGTTTCAAGATTGCCAGACCCTGATTCAAGAGCGGGGGATGCCTACAGAAATCATTGATTGCGAACAATTATTTGATCAGCAAACGGTCGTGCTGTATTATCTGGGAAGCAGGATGCCCGCCTTAGAAATTCTTGCGCAGGAACTGAATGCCAACTATGCCTGGCGTATTGTATTCCACCCCGTCGACGAAGCACCCGCGCCATCGGGCTGTTCCAGCGGCGGATGTGGCTGCGATCAAAAATGA
- a CDS encoding NAD-dependent epimerase/dehydratase family protein, whose amino-acid sequence MRVLMTGAAGYVGRYFAQHWQTEDELILGDIYPNPDDPRFITLDITNPAQVRAAMQGVDAVIHLAKQADEGPMEGDELNGKRFDVNVKGTFHLLEAARDAGVKRFIFTSTVMTVLGYEAPQWVDSDAPPRPVGSYALGKQLCEVMCAHYAREFGMSIVCLRIPKPIDLEHPLWKTQPLRPQWVPFPDLMQAYQKALTAEIEGCEVITIVGESSKRRWDLSKAEKLLGYQPRVLPEELGFEMGSEDQPIPAESNYA is encoded by the coding sequence ATGAGAGTGTTAATGACCGGTGCCGCCGGTTATGTCGGCCGTTACTTTGCGCAGCACTGGCAAACTGAAGATGAATTGATTCTGGGAGACATTTATCCCAATCCTGACGACCCACGTTTTATCACACTGGATATCACCAACCCGGCACAAGTCCGCGCTGCTATGCAGGGTGTGGACGCGGTAATTCATCTGGCGAAACAGGCTGACGAAGGTCCAATGGAAGGGGATGAATTAAATGGGAAACGATTCGACGTGAATGTGAAGGGGACGTTCCATTTACTTGAAGCGGCCCGAGACGCCGGCGTGAAACGGTTCATCTTTACCAGCACGGTGATGACGGTTCTGGGATATGAAGCACCACAGTGGGTTGACTCTGATGCCCCGCCACGACCGGTCGGCTCGTATGCCCTCGGTAAGCAACTGTGCGAAGTCATGTGTGCGCATTACGCACGCGAGTTCGGGATGTCGATTGTCTGTCTGCGGATTCCCAAGCCGATTGATCTCGAACATCCACTCTGGAAAACTCAACCCCTCAGGCCACAATGGGTTCCTTTTCCCGATCTGATGCAGGCGTATCAGAAAGCGCTGACGGCTGAAATCGAGGGCTGTGAAGTCATCACCATCGTCGGAGAAAGTTCCAAGCGTCGCTGGGACCTCAGCAAAGCAGAGAAGTTACTGGGATATCAACCAAGAGTTTTGCCTGAAGAACTGGGATTCGAAATGGGCAGCGAGGATCAACCCATCCCCGCTGAATCGAACTATGCCTGA